In Herpetosiphonaceae bacterium, the genomic window TGGCCTGCTGCTGAACGTGGACGCGGAGGCGCTGCCGCCCGATCTGATCTTTGGCGATCCCGACAGCGGACGCTTCTTGCTGGCGCGCTTCGCGCTGTTTGTGCTCCTGGCGACGCTGGTCTATACCTCGCGCTACTCGTGGGCCTACGAGCTAGGGCGGGAAGGCCCCAGGCCACGCGCAACCCGGAGTGCCGGTCAGGCGCTCCTGGGCGGGGTCTTCGGCGCGATCACCGGGCTGCTCTGGTTCGTCGCGCTCAATAGCTTTCTGAACCAACTGCGGGCGCTGCGCAACGATCCGATCATTCCGCCGGAGGGCACGACGCTGACGATCCCGACGATCGAGGATCTGTCGCCGGTGGTCGCGTTCGTGCCGACGCTCGTGGCGATTCTGCTGATTATTCTGCTGGTGCTGGCGTTTCTGCGGCTGCCGAATATCTGGAGAGGGCCATGAGCCACTATCACGTGATCGGTAGCGCGGGCGCGGGCATGAGCGCCATCGCTCATATTTTGCTCGATCAGGGGCATCAGGTCAGCGGATGCGATCAGCAGGCCAACGCGCTGACCCGCGAGCTGGCCGAGCGCGGCGCGACGATGTACGTCGGCCATGCGGCGGAGCATCTGCGCGGCGTGGATCTGGTGGCGACCAGCTCGGCGCTGCGGTCGGAGCATCCCGAACTGATCGCGGCTCGTGAGCGTGGTATTCCGGTGCTGAAGCGCGCCGAGCTGTGGCACGAGTGGTCGCTGCACAAGCCGACGCTTGCCATCGCCGGGACTCACGGCAAGACGACGACGACGGCGATGTGCGCGGTGATCTTGAGCGAGCTAGGCGTCGATCCGGCGTATATCGTTCCGGCGGGCGGGCCGGTGCCGGGCTTGCAGCGCTTCGCGCGCTGGGGCGACGGCCCGTTTGTGATCGAGGCCGACGAGTACGATCGGCTGCTGCTTGGCCTGGTGCCACAGGTCGCAATCGTCACCAGCGTCGATTGGGATCATGTCGATATTTATCCGACGCGCGACTCGGTCGAGCAGACGTTTGGGCAGTTCGTGCGGCAGGTGCGCGGCGCGGTGATCGGCTGTGCGGACGATCCCGGCGTGGAGCGGGTGCGCGCATGTAGCCCGGCGCTTGAGGCCGTCTGGCAGAGCTATGGCTTTGTCGAGGCCGCCGCCTGGCGGGTGGCCGATGTGAGCCTTTCGGATGGCTGGACGCGCTTCATGCTGCGCACGCCGACGGGAGAGTCGCTGAGCGGGCGGCTGCGCGTGCCTGGCAGACACAACGTGCAGAACGCGGCGGCGGCGGTCGCGGCGGTGGCCCAGTTTGGTATCGCGCCACAGGATGCACTACGCGCACTTGAGGCGTTTCACGGCGCGGCGCGGCGCTTCGAGTGGAAGGGCGAGACGGCGGGCGTCACGGTGATCGACGATTACGCGCACAATCCGGCCAAGGTGCGCGCGACGCTTCACGCGGCGCGGATGCGCTATCCCGACCGGCGGCTGGTGATCTATTTTCAGCCGCATACCTTCAGCCGGACGGCGGCGCTGCTGCACGATTTCGCGGACTCGTTCGGCGATGCCGATGTGGTGCTGATCGGCGATATTTACCCGTCACGGGAGCACGCGACCGATTTTCCGGGCATCGACGCGACGTATCTCGCGCTGCATGTGCGTCATCCAGCCGTCACGGCGTCCGGCGATCTGGCACAGTCGGCGCGCGACCTGCTGGCGCTGCTTCATCCCGGCGATGTGCTGCTGACGCTCGGCGCGGGCGATGGCTATCAGGTTGGCGAGCGGATATTGACGGAGCTGGAAGAACAAAGGGGCCGCTAGGCCGGGGTGTGGGGAGTCCCCACCATTTCTTCTCTTTTCCGTGTGTTGTGGTAGGAAGAACAAAGGAACAAACAAGGGAACAAGGGGAAACCCTGAACTTGAAACTGGGAATATGTATTTTGAACCGTGAACTGAACAAACTAGAGCTGCTTGAGCACGAGCCGCTGGCGCGCTACACATCGTGGCGGATCGGAGGTCCGGCGCGCTACTTTGCCAACGCCGCCAGCGCCGACGATCTGCGCGATCTGATGCAGTGGGCGCAGGCCGAGTCGCTCCCGGTATTCATCCTGGGCGGCGGCACGAATATCCTGGTCGCTGATGGAGGCTATCCCGGCCTGGTGATCCGCAACCGCGCGGCCCAGTCGCGCATCGAGGAGCGCGGCGATGATGTCCGGCTCTGGATCGAGTCGGGCGCGCCGACGGCAGGCACGGCGCGGCGGCTTGCGGCGCAGGGCTACGGTGGCCTGGTCTGGGCCGAGGGCTTGCCCGGCACGATCGGCGGCGCGATCTTCGGCAACGCGGGCTGCTACGGCGACGATATGGCCCACGATCTGATCCGCGCCTGGCTGCTGCGCGACGGCAATGTCGAGGAGTGGTCGGCAGCGCAGTTCGAGTATGGCTATCGCAGCAGCGCGCTGAAGCGGGCGCAGGCCCTCACCCTTAGCCCCAGCCCCACGCTCAGGCGGGCCTCTGCCGTCGCGGCGATGGGAGAGGAGAGGCAGGGTCGGGCCGAGGGCCTTGTGCTCCCAACAGTGATCCTTGCGGCGGAGATCCGCCTGTTTCGCGACGATCCGGCGCGGCTGTCCGCCGAGATGGCGGCGATTGCCGAGTCGCGCAAGAGCAAAACGCCCGCTGGCTCGTCGTGCGGCTCCGTCTTCAAGAATCCGGAGGGCACGACCGCCGGGAAGCTGCTGGATCAGGCGCGATTGAAAGGCACTCGTGTCGGCGGCGCGATCGTCTCCGACAAGCACGCGAACTATATTGTGAATCTCGGCGGCGCGACCGCCAGCGACGTGCTGCGGCTGACGGAGATCATGCGCGAGCGCGTGCTGGCCGAGTTTGGCGTCGCGATGGAGCTTGAGGTCCAGGTGGTGGGGGAACAGGTATGACCAGAAAACCGCGTGTCGGCGTGGTCTTTGGCGGGCGCAACAGCGAGCACGAGGTTTCGCTGAAGTCGGCGCGCTCGGTCATGGAGGCGCTCGACCAGGATAGATATGAGATTGTGCCGATCGGCATCGACAAACAGGGCCGCTGGATGGTCGGCGGCGATCCCCTGCTGGCGCTGGAACAGGCCGCCGATCTCCGGCTGCTGACCCGCGATCCGCTGCCGGGTGTCGTGCAATCGACGCTGCCGCTGCATACCAGCAGCGGTCGGCTGCCCGACGAAAGCGCGCATGTCGAGCCGTCCTACGCGGCGCAGGCGGAAGCGCCGCTCGCGCCCCGTGGCGCGGACGCGGCTGAGCCGACGCCGATCCAGCAGCTCGATGTGATCGTGCCGGTGCTGCACGGCATGTACGGCGAGGACGGCGCGCTCCAGGGCTTGCTCGAAATCGCGGATGTGCCCTACGTCGGCTGCGGCGTGCTGGCGGCGTCCGTCGGCATGGACAAGGGCGTGATGAAAGCGGCATTCGCGGCGGCTGGCCTGCCCCAGGTGCCTTATCTGCTGGTGCGTCGCCGCGACTGGGAGCGCGAGCGCGAGGCCGTGCTCGATCAGGTCGAGGCAACCTTGCGCTATCCCGTCTTCACCAAGCCCGCGAATGCCGGATCAAGCGTGGGCGTGAGCAAGTGCCGCAGCCGCGCCGATCTGGCGGCGGGGCTGGATCTGGCCGCAGAGCACGATCGCCGCCTGATCGTCGAGCAGGGCGTGAATCCGCGCGAGCTTGAGGTGGCCGTGCTGGGCAACGACGACCCGCAGGCGTCGGTCGTCGGCGAGATCATCCCCGCCAACGAGTGGTACGACTACGCCGACAAGTACCTGGAAGGCCGCACCCAATATCTGATCCCGGCTCCGATCGACGCGGCGACCTCCGATCGCGTCCGGCGGATGGCGGTCGATGCGTTCAGGGCGATCGACGGCGCGGGCCTGGCTCGTGTCGACTTCCTGCTCGACAAAGATAGCGGCGCGGTCTATCTCAACGAGGTCAATACGTTCCCAGGCTTCACCTCGGGCTCGATGTATCCCAAGCTCTGGGAAGCAACCGGCCTGCCTTATCCTAAGCTGCTGGACCGGCTGATCGAGCTGGCGCTGGAGCGGCACGCTGATCGAAGAACGCGGGAGTAGAACAAGCAAACAAAGAACAAAGAACAAAGAGGTAGATGGTTTATTTGTTCTTTGTTCCGTTGTTCTTTGTTCTTCCGAAGGATAACCAGTGGCGAACGTAGCAGAAAAACGTCGTGAGGCAGAAAAACGTCGCGAGGCTTCGCAGGCCCGGCCCGGTGTGCGGCGGGTGCTGCTGTGGAGCATCCGCAGCGGCAAGCTGCTGGCGCTGATCGTGCTTGGCGTGGCGGGCTGGCTGCTCTACGATGCCCTGACCTCGCCGGGCTACGTCGTGCGGACGGTGGTGGCGCGCGGCACGATGGCGCTCTCCAACGATGACGTTCAGGCGCTCGCCGCCGTACAGGGCCAGTCGATCTGGCTGGTCCGCGATGCCGAGATCGAGTCGCGCATTCGGCAGAGTCCCTATGTCGAGCGCGCCAGGGTGCAGGTGCTCCTGCCCGATACGGTCGTGGTGCAGGTGACGGAGCGCCGCCCTGAGGTGCGCTGGACGCATAACGGGATTCCCTATGCCGTCACCTGGGATGGCCTGGTGCTGGCGGGCCAGCCGCCCAGCAGCAGCACTGAGACGGCCAGGAGCGAGGGCATCGGCGGCTCCGCGACGCTCTCGCAGACCGATGCGCTTTCGGGGACGGAGACGGCGCCCGGACCGGCGTTTGTCAGCAGCGTTGCGATCGTGGATACCACGCCGAACCGCGAGCTGAAGCCGGGCGATAAAGTCGATCCCGATGCGCTCGAAGTCGCCCGCCGCGTCACGCTGCGCGCTGCCGAGCTGCCGGTGCCGTTTCAGCGCATCGAGTGGGACGCGGGCCTGGGCGTGTCGCTGATCGTGGGCGACAACAAACAGGCGATCATCGGCAAAAGCGAGCGGCTGGACGAAAAGCTGGCGATCTTGATCCACCTGCTGCGCGAGAATACGGCCTTCTCGGTCGTCGATCTGCGGACGACGACGCCGTACTACCGCTGAGGCGTATCCAGGCCGATGTTTAAGCGTTTAGATAGACGTACAGACGATCGTAAAGCATTTAGTACTGTCAGGAGCATACCAACTGTTTAGCGTTGATTAGGAATTTCGTCAGCACTTCCTGTAATCTTGGAGTAACAAACAGTTCGTTGCATGGCACGATCGTCTATCGTATAATCGTGGATAAGTTGATGGCTGGCTTTACAGTTAAAATTACAAATGCTTTCCGACCATCAGCCACCTTAACTGCCGAAAGGATGAACTATGAATCGCACTGTCGTCGGCATTGACGTTGGAACCACCAAAATCTGCACCATGGTGGCCGAGGTCCGCCCCGATAGTCGGATTAACGTCCTGGGCGTTGGGCTGACACCCTCCAAGGGTCTTGATAAAGGGGTCGTCGTCAACATCGACGATGCGGTCAATGCGATTGCCACATCGGTCGAAAAGGCGGAGCGCCTGAGCGGCTACCGCATCGGCACGGCCTACGTCGGCATTGCCGGAAAGCACGTCCAGTCGCTCAACAGCCGTGGTGTCGTCGCGATCTCACGGCCCGACCATGAGATTACCACGATGGATGTCTCGCGGGCGGTCGAGTCGGCCCAGGCGGTGGCAATCCCGACGCAGCGCGAGATAATTCATGTGATCCCACGTGCCTATATCGTCGACGGCCACGAGAACATTCGCGATCCTGTCGGCATGTCGGGCTACCGCCTTGAGGTCGAGACGCATATCGTCACCGGCGAGGTCATGGCGATCCAAAATCTGATCAAGAGCGTCGAGCGCGCTGGTGTGATCATCGACGATCTGGTCTTGCAGCCATTGGCGAGCGGCGAGGCCGTGCTGACGGCGGAGGACAAAGATCGCGGCGTGGTGCTGGTCGACATCGGCGGCGGCACGACCGACATCGCGATCTTTATCCAGGGCGGCATCTGGCACAGCGTGGTGATCCCGGTCGGCGGCAACCACCTGACCAACGATATTGTGTATGTGCTGCACACGCCGCACAACACGGCGGAGTATCTCAAGCTCAAGTACGGCTCCGCAATCGCGAAAGAGCCTGAGGAGGGCGAGGAGGATCTGATCAAGACCGAGTCGTTCGCGCCGGGCGAGCACCAGGAGATCAGCCGCTACTATCTCAACCAGATTATCCAGGCGCGCGCTGAGCAGATTGTCGAGCTGATCGCCGCCGAGATTCGGCGATCGGGCTATGAGGGCCTGCTGCCTGCCGGGATCGTCCTCACGGGCGGCTCGTCGCAGCTTCCCGGCTTCGATGAGCTGGTACGCGAGATGTTAGGCATGCCGGTGCGGATCGGCACTCCGTCGAATCTCACCGGACTCTCCGACGCGGTCGACTCGCCGCCGTACGCGACGGGCGTCGGCCTCGTCAAATGGGGTATGACGAATGGGCTGCGACAGCCCGGCGGCTCGCTGACGTTGCCGCGCGAGCCCGGCAACTGGCGCAATGTCTATGATCGTTTCAAAGGTTGGCTAAAAGAATTTTTACCCTAGTGCAGCGGGCAGTGGACAGCGTGGAGGGTCGCGACGACTCTGTACGCTGCTCACTTCCCACTGCGAGCGGAGGCAGGTATGGATGGGCGGAACTTTGAGCTGTTGGGTACCGGCCAGGCGATGATCAAAGTGGTCGGCACGGGCGGCGGCGGATCGAATGCCGTCGACCGGATGATCGAGATGGGCGTGCAGGGCGTTGACTTTATCACCGTCAACACCGACGCGCAGGCGCTGATGCATTCCAAAGCGCCGACCCGCATCCAGATCGGCGATAAGCTGACCAAGGGCCTGGGATCGGGCGGCAATCCGGTGATCGGCCAGAAATCAGCCGAGGAGACGACCGAGGAGCTGTACGAAGAGCTGAAAGGCTCCGATATGGTCTTTATCACCGCCGGTATGGGCGGCGGCACCGGCACCGGCTCGTCGCCGGTGATCGCCAGCATCGCTCAGGAGCTTGGCGCGCTGACGGTCGGCGTCGTGACGCGGCCCTTCACCTTCGAGGGCGCGCATCGCCGCAAAGTCGCCGAGCAGGGCATCGAGCAGCTCAAGCCCGTCGTCGATACGCTGATCGTGATCCCGAACGATCGTCTGTTGCAGATCACCAGCCGCAACACGTCGATGCTGGAGGCGTTCCGCATGGCCGACGATGTGCTGCGCCAGGGCATTCAGGGCATCTCCGATCTGATCATGCAGCCCGGCCTGATCAACCTGGACTTCGCCGACGTGAAGGCGATCATGACCCAGGCGGGCTCGGCCCTGATGGCGATCGGACGCGGCTCCGGCGATAACCGCATGGTCGACGCGGCCAACATGGCGATCTCGTCGCCGCTGCTTGAGCTGTCGATCGACGGCGCGAAGGGCGTGCTCTTCAACGTGTCGGGCGGCGAGGACATGGGCATTCAGGAGTTGAACGAGGCCGCAGACATCATCGCCCGCGCCGCCGATCCCGACGCCAACATCATCTTCGGCGCGACGATCGACCCGAACATGCGCGACGAGGTCAAGATTACGCTGATCGCGACCGGCTTTGATAGCGTGCCGCGCAACGTGCAGCGCTCGCGCTCGTTCCCCAACGTCGCCAGCAACGTGCTGCCGAGCCAGCCGCCGCATCAGCAGCAGCCCGCCTATCAGCAGCGCCAGCAGCCGCAGCCGCCAGCGCCGCAGCAGCGACCGCAGCCGTCGTTCAACAACGTCTCGGACGATCTGGACATTCCACCGTTCCTGCGCAACCGTCGCCGCTAACTCGATCGTCTGCAATCCCAAACACAAGAGGCTGGACGCACACTCCAGCCTCTTTGTTATGGCAGTATGCCCTTCGATCCCCATCGGCGAGGATCGTCGATCGCGCTACGCGCCAATCGCGGGGCGGCACGTCTGGCACGGACGATAGCCTGCGGCGGTCGCCTCTTTGTCGGAGTGGAACGGCACAAGCTTCTGAGCATCGGCGCGATGATGCATCCCCCCGCACGTTGGAAAACAAAACGTGTGCTCGGCCTCGTCGCCGAAGTAGCGCACGCCGGAGCGCGCCAGCCGCTCCAGCAGATCGGGATCGGCACCTTCGACCGTCAGCAGCTTATGCTTGTTCTCGCTGCCGAAAATGTAGTGGCCGATCCGCCCATCGCTGCGCACCACGCGATGACACGGGATCAGCAGCGGAACCGGGTTGTGTCCCAGCGCCGAGCCAACGGCGCGCACCGCCTTGGGTCGTCCGATCTCACGCGCCACCCAGTGGTAGGGCCGTACCTCGCCGCGCGGAATCTCCAGCGCCTTGAGCAGCACGGCGCGCTCGAACTCGGTGAGCTGGCGCAGATCGAAGCGCAGATCCGGGCGCGGCACGCCGCTCAGTTGCTCGTTGAGCGCCTCCGCCATCTCCGCTGGTAGCGTATCGACCGCATGAATCGAGCGCTGAAACCGATCGCGAAAGGCGGCCTCGAACATGGCCGCATCCTCGGCGTGGAGCACGGCGGAAATCCCACGCTCGTTGTAGGCCACGAAGAGCGGCCCGATCGGCGTGTCGAGGAAGGCGTACGCATCGCCCAGGCCCAGCCGGATCAGCACGCCCGGCAGCAGCGAGCCGGGTGCTGTCGCGGCCTCAAGCTGGCGCAGGCTGCGGACGAATTGGCGCGCTTCGGCGAGTGAGCTGTGATCGTGTGGGGCCATCAATCCACCTCATGCATCTGTTGTTCTAAGGCCACGCGGAGCAGCCGCGTTCCGCGATGGACGTTTGCTTTGATCGTTCCCACGGGCTGGCTCAGCAGCTCGGCCAGCTCGCCGTAGCCAAAGCCTTCGACGTGCCGCAGCACCACGGCGATACGGTAGCGCTCCGGCAGCGCTGCTACCAGCGCGCTCAGCTCGTGCTCGCGCTCGGAGCGCTCCAGCGCCACATCGGGTAGCTCGTGATCGTCGGCTAGCTCACCCTCCCGATCCTCTCCTACGTCGTCCAGCGGCACGAGCTTGAGCTGGCGACCGCGCACGCGGTTGCGAAAGACGTTCAGCGCGATCTGATACAGCCACGGGCGGAGCGCCAGCGTCGCTACCCGCTCCGGCGCGTAGCCCGCCAGCGCCCGGTACGCGCGCACGAAGGCATCCTGCGCGATCTCTTCGGCATCCTGCGGGCTGTGCGTGAGCCGCAGTGCGAACGCATACAGCCGATCCTGAAACGTCAGCACCAGGCGCTCGAAGCAGCTATCCAGATCGGCGGCCAGCGCCGCCTGGAGATCGGCGATCTGCGGATCGACATGCCGATCACTCACCATGAACACCTCGCCAGCGCTGCCACTCTGTATCGGGCCTGGCAACCTCGATGCTGCTGTCGATACCCCAGCGCAGAGCGGCAAGATCGAAGGCAATCAGCCCGATCAGCAGCACGGCCAGGATCATTATCGCGACCATTGTACCCTCCCCGGATGTTTCCGGCAGCCTCGTGCCCAACCAAGGCCGCTCCTGCCCTCGATTCATCGCCCACGCGGCACGCCGATGCCGGCATCGTACGCATCTCCACACCATTCCAGCGGTGTGTAGCGGGCCTGAATACGCGCGCCCCATGTGCTAAGCCGCCGCCCAAACCAGACCAGCACCGGACCGTAAGATCGCGGCGTCGGCTGGCGCTGCGCCAGAACGATCCGCAGCACGTGCTGTCGCTCCGCTTCGTGCAGCAGATCCCTTTGTCGTTCTTGCACAAGCCAGTCGTTGTTCCAGTGCCACATGACTGCCTCCTCGTTCGCATCCCGCGTCGGCCTGACCAGGAGAGTCGAAGGAGCGCTGTGCCGTGAGCCTCGTCGATCGAGCCGCTTCGATCTCTCTATCTCCTGAAACACAGGTTATGCGATTTTGGTTGCAATCTGGGGGGAGTTCCAAGTTTCAAGATCAGGGATCGGGGATCGGGGAGTTCAAACCGGAGGGCGCCCGGTTCATTGTTCTTCTGTCGGCTCAAGCCGGATCGCAAGCTTGGCGAGCACCGCCTGGGCTAGCTCGAAGGCAGCCGCTGGGATCGTCCACGCCTCGGCCTTGTCGTAGGAGAGTAGCCTGAGGACTTCTTGATGTGGTGGCGGGAGGAGCGCCTGACGCTGTGGGATCAGGTACACATCTTCTCGCGTGTGGTAGCGCAGCACTACAGGCTGCTCCTGGGCGATCTGCCCGTAGGCATGGAGCAGCGCGTCGGCTTCTTTGGCGGGCAGGAAGTTGATCTGGTCGCCGCTGGTGAGCGCGGCAATGTAATAATCCGCGTGGCCGCGTCCTTTCCGCCGCCGCACCGCCGCGCCCGATCGCAGCCAGACGGCGGGCTTGCCGCCGTGATCGACGACCGGCACGTCGCACCAGTGGAGCTGCGCGCGCTCGAAGGTTGCGATGTGCTCTTTGGGATGGCTCAGCAGCCGCAGGCCCGCAGCGCCAAGCGGCGGCACCGGCTGGACTCCGCGCAGCGCCGCGACGCGATCGGCCAGCGTGCGGACGTTGAATCCCCGCCCGCGCAGCCGCGCGATCAGCCCGTCGCGCCGCCAGGTGACAAGCTCGAAGAACTTGCCGACGGTGACGCCTTCGCCCTTCAGGAAGGGCCGCAGCTTGCCGTTGTTGATGATAAAGCGATCGGGACGAATTTCGTCGAGATCCGGTGGTTGCCAGGGTGCTGACATAGCTCTATCGGACGCGCCAGGCGAGAGATCTCGCGCGCTCCCGATCATCCCTCCTCTCGATAGCGCTCCAGAATCGGGCCGGTGTAGGC contains:
- a CDS encoding D-alanine--D-alanine ligase family protein, giving the protein MTRKPRVGVVFGGRNSEHEVSLKSARSVMEALDQDRYEIVPIGIDKQGRWMVGGDPLLALEQAADLRLLTRDPLPGVVQSTLPLHTSSGRLPDESAHVEPSYAAQAEAPLAPRGADAAEPTPIQQLDVIVPVLHGMYGEDGALQGLLEIADVPYVGCGVLAASVGMDKGVMKAAFAAAGLPQVPYLLVRRRDWEREREAVLDQVEATLRYPVFTKPANAGSSVGVSKCRSRADLAAGLDLAAEHDRRLIVEQGVNPRELEVAVLGNDDPQASVVGEIIPANEWYDYADKYLEGRTQYLIPAPIDAATSDRVRRMAVDAFRAIDGAGLARVDFLLDKDSGAVYLNEVNTFPGFTSGSMYPKLWEATGLPYPKLLDRLIELALERHADRRTRE
- the ftsZ gene encoding cell division protein FtsZ, giving the protein MDGRNFELLGTGQAMIKVVGTGGGGSNAVDRMIEMGVQGVDFITVNTDAQALMHSKAPTRIQIGDKLTKGLGSGGNPVIGQKSAEETTEELYEELKGSDMVFITAGMGGGTGTGSSPVIASIAQELGALTVGVVTRPFTFEGAHRRKVAEQGIEQLKPVVDTLIVIPNDRLLQITSRNTSMLEAFRMADDVLRQGIQGISDLIMQPGLINLDFADVKAIMTQAGSALMAIGRGSGDNRMVDAANMAISSPLLELSIDGAKGVLFNVSGGEDMGIQELNEAADIIARAADPDANIIFGATIDPNMRDEVKITLIATGFDSVPRNVQRSRSFPNVASNVLPSQPPHQQQPAYQQRQQPQPPAPQQRPQPSFNNVSDDLDIPPFLRNRRR
- a CDS encoding sigma-70 family RNA polymerase sigma factor; amino-acid sequence: MSDRHVDPQIADLQAALAADLDSCFERLVLTFQDRLYAFALRLTHSPQDAEEIAQDAFVRAYRALAGYAPERVATLALRPWLYQIALNVFRNRVRGRQLKLVPLDDVGEDREGELADDHELPDVALERSEREHELSALVAALPERYRIAVVLRHVEGFGYGELAELLSQPVGTIKANVHRGTRLLRVALEQQMHEVD
- the murC gene encoding UDP-N-acetylmuramate--L-alanine ligase; this translates as MSHYHVIGSAGAGMSAIAHILLDQGHQVSGCDQQANALTRELAERGATMYVGHAAEHLRGVDLVATSSALRSEHPELIAARERGIPVLKRAELWHEWSLHKPTLAIAGTHGKTTTTAMCAVILSELGVDPAYIVPAGGPVPGLQRFARWGDGPFVIEADEYDRLLLGLVPQVAIVTSVDWDHVDIYPTRDSVEQTFGQFVRQVRGAVIGCADDPGVERVRACSPALEAVWQSYGFVEAAAWRVADVSLSDGWTRFMLRTPTGESLSGRLRVPGRHNVQNAAAAVAAVAQFGIAPQDALRALEAFHGAARRFEWKGETAGVTVIDDYAHNPAKVRATLHAARMRYPDRRLVIYFQPHTFSRTAALLHDFADSFGDADVVLIGDIYPSREHATDFPGIDATYLALHVRHPAVTASGDLAQSARDLLALLHPGDVLLTLGAGDGYQVGERILTELEEQRGR
- a CDS encoding FtsQ-type POTRA domain-containing protein, which codes for MANVAEKRREAEKRREASQARPGVRRVLLWSIRSGKLLALIVLGVAGWLLYDALTSPGYVVRTVVARGTMALSNDDVQALAAVQGQSIWLVRDAEIESRIRQSPYVERARVQVLLPDTVVVQVTERRPEVRWTHNGIPYAVTWDGLVLAGQPPSSSTETARSEGIGGSATLSQTDALSGTETAPGPAFVSSVAIVDTTPNRELKPGDKVDPDALEVARRVTLRAAELPVPFQRIEWDAGLGVSLIVGDNKQAIIGKSERLDEKLAILIHLLRENTAFSVVDLRTTTPYYR
- the murB gene encoding UDP-N-acetylmuramate dehydrogenase — encoded protein: MNRELNKLELLEHEPLARYTSWRIGGPARYFANAASADDLRDLMQWAQAESLPVFILGGGTNILVADGGYPGLVIRNRAAQSRIEERGDDVRLWIESGAPTAGTARRLAAQGYGGLVWAEGLPGTIGGAIFGNAGCYGDDMAHDLIRAWLLRDGNVEEWSAAQFEYGYRSSALKRAQALTLSPSPTLRRASAVAAMGEERQGRAEGLVLPTVILAAEIRLFRDDPARLSAEMAAIAESRKSKTPAGSSCGSVFKNPEGTTAGKLLDQARLKGTRVGGAIVSDKHANYIVNLGGATASDVLRLTEIMRERVLAEFGVAMELEVQVVGEQV
- a CDS encoding methylated-DNA--[protein]-cysteine S-methyltransferase, producing MAPHDHSSLAEARQFVRSLRQLEAATAPGSLLPGVLIRLGLGDAYAFLDTPIGPLFVAYNERGISAVLHAEDAAMFEAAFRDRFQRSIHAVDTLPAEMAEALNEQLSGVPRPDLRFDLRQLTEFERAVLLKALEIPRGEVRPYHWVAREIGRPKAVRAVGSALGHNPVPLLIPCHRVVRSDGRIGHYIFGSENKHKLLTVEGADPDLLERLARSGVRYFGDEAEHTFCFPTCGGMHHRADAQKLVPFHSDKEATAAGYRPCQTCRPAIGA
- the ftsA gene encoding cell division protein FtsA, with product MNRTVVGIDVGTTKICTMVAEVRPDSRINVLGVGLTPSKGLDKGVVVNIDDAVNAIATSVEKAERLSGYRIGTAYVGIAGKHVQSLNSRGVVAISRPDHEITTMDVSRAVESAQAVAIPTQREIIHVIPRAYIVDGHENIRDPVGMSGYRLEVETHIVTGEVMAIQNLIKSVERAGVIIDDLVLQPLASGEAVLTAEDKDRGVVLVDIGGGTTDIAIFIQGGIWHSVVIPVGGNHLTNDIVYVLHTPHNTAEYLKLKYGSAIAKEPEEGEEDLIKTESFAPGEHQEISRYYLNQIIQARAEQIVELIAAEIRRSGYEGLLPAGIVLTGGSSQLPGFDELVREMLGMPVRIGTPSNLTGLSDAVDSPPYATGVGLVKWGMTNGLRQPGGSLTLPREPGNWRNVYDRFKGWLKEFLP